A genomic window from Anthocerotibacter panamensis C109 includes:
- a CDS encoding uroporphyrinogen-III synthase, whose protein sequence is MSYNPASPLPVQRPLAGKRIVVTRSGTQQQGLAELLQTQKAEILTMPMLEITAPSSWAALDQALSALSQFQWLLLTSTNAVQYFFRRLTDRGLDLQALAGIEIAVVGEKTRRALADYGLQPALLPMRFDSEGLLKALRPRLQSGAQVLFPRVESGGREELVQSLETWGVIVTQVAAYESRPPATLDPALVNAFTSGQVDVVTFASSKTAQHFADLTRGLPLERVIFAAIGPQTAQTCRERLGRVELEATTYTLEGLVEALITYFTPKS, encoded by the coding sequence ATGTCCTACAACCCAGCCTCACCTCTTCCTGTCCAACGCCCCCTCGCGGGGAAGCGGATCGTGGTGACCCGTAGCGGCACCCAACAACAGGGGCTGGCTGAACTGCTTCAGACCCAAAAAGCCGAAATCCTGACCATGCCCATGCTGGAGATCACCGCACCCTCAAGCTGGGCCGCGCTAGACCAAGCTTTGTCTGCCTTGTCCCAGTTTCAATGGCTCCTGCTCACTTCGACCAACGCCGTCCAGTATTTCTTCAGGCGATTGACCGACCGGGGACTTGATCTACAAGCTCTAGCAGGTATCGAGATTGCCGTTGTCGGGGAGAAGACCCGGCGGGCGCTAGCAGACTACGGGCTCCAACCGGCGCTCTTACCCATGCGTTTTGATAGTGAAGGGCTCCTAAAAGCATTGAGACCACGTCTACAGAGCGGAGCACAAGTCCTCTTTCCGCGAGTCGAAAGCGGCGGGCGAGAAGAGTTAGTCCAGTCCCTCGAAACTTGGGGGGTCATCGTCACACAAGTTGCCGCCTACGAATCTCGGCCTCCTGCCACCCTCGATCCTGCTCTGGTGAACGCTTTTACCTCCGGTCAGGTCGATGTCGTGACCTTTGCTAGTTCCAAGACTGCCCAGCATTTTGCCGACCTTACGAGGGGTCTGCCGCTGGAGCGGGTCATCTTTGCCGCCATCGGTCCGCAGACTGCTCAGACCTGCCGCGAACGCTTAGGGCGCGTCGAGTTGGAAGCTACCACCTACACCTTAGAAGGTCTGGTCGAAGCCTTGATCACTTACTTCACCCCAAAATCCTAA
- the gloA gene encoding lactoylglutathione lyase codes for MRILHTMLRVKDLEASKAFYCDVLGMKLLREKEYPNGQFTLAFVGYGDETDNAVLELTYNWGKDDYVLGEAFGHVALGVEDIEATCAEAVRKGARLVRAPGPMKHGTTIIAFLEDPNGYKIELIQQKPVAPSMPLTTVQV; via the coding sequence ATGCGCATCTTGCACACCATGCTCCGCGTCAAGGACCTCGAAGCGTCCAAAGCCTTTTACTGCGATGTACTAGGGATGAAGCTTTTGCGCGAAAAAGAATACCCCAACGGTCAATTCACCCTGGCATTTGTCGGTTATGGAGATGAAACCGATAACGCAGTCCTTGAACTGACCTACAACTGGGGTAAAGACGACTATGTATTGGGGGAGGCCTTTGGTCATGTCGCCCTAGGCGTGGAGGATATCGAGGCGACCTGTGCCGAGGCGGTCCGCAAGGGGGCTAGACTGGTCCGCGCTCCCGGTCCGATGAAGCACGGCACCACAATCATCGCTTTTCTTGAAGACCCCAACGGCTACAAGATTGAGCTGATCCAACAAAAACCCGTGGCTCCGTCTATGCCCCTGACGACAGTCCAGGTCTGA
- the cysC gene encoding adenylyl-sulfate kinase, which yields MVQKGVTVWLTGLSGAGKSTIATELEKQLKAMGLDLEALDGDIIRENLSKGLGFSREDRDTNVRRIGFVCELLTRHKVIVLTSAISPYRSVRTELKERIGDFVEVFVNCPIEECINRDVKGLYKKAISGQIPHFTGISDPYEEPLDPDVVVYTHQETLLESVHKILHYLHAQGYIPMVTTGI from the coding sequence ATCGTGCAAAAAGGGGTGACCGTTTGGTTGACGGGTTTATCGGGTGCGGGCAAGAGTACTATCGCCACGGAATTGGAGAAGCAACTCAAGGCCATGGGGCTCGACCTTGAAGCCTTGGATGGCGATATAATCCGTGAAAATTTGAGCAAGGGGTTAGGCTTCAGCCGCGAAGACCGGGATACCAATGTCCGCCGAATCGGATTTGTCTGTGAATTGCTCACCCGCCACAAAGTCATTGTTCTTACCTCCGCCATCAGTCCCTATCGGTCAGTGCGCACCGAGTTGAAGGAACGTATTGGGGATTTTGTCGAAGTCTTCGTCAACTGCCCCATCGAGGAGTGCATCAACCGGGATGTCAAAGGGCTCTACAAAAAAGCCATTTCCGGGCAAATCCCCCACTTCACCGGCATCTCTGATCCCTATGAAGAGCCGCTCGACCCGGATGTGGTGGTCTATACCCATCAAGAAACGCTGCTGGAATCAGTGCACAAGATCTTGCATTACCTGCACGCACAGGGGTATATCCCGATGGTGACTACCGGGATTTGA
- a CDS encoding mechanosensitive ion channel family protein, producing the protein MEHLNFLQTPWYGNSLLSWLLAATLTVVLAVVLPFIKAKVTVRLAKFAQDSSTDLDDLMVQLLVKSKGITLLVLAVYGGSLILTLPRDVARLVEGGLVVTFFFQVGLWGNALVDYGMGRYQRSEEGEEAATALGTLVFLGRLLLWTVVLLLGLANLGFDITALVASLGIGGIAIGLAVQNILGDLFASLSIVLDKPFKVGDFIIVGDLMGTVEHVGLKTTRVRSLFGEQLVFSNNELIQSRIRNFASMQERRVTFGISVTYQTPAAQVARIPTMVREIIENQAQVRFDRAHFKEFGASSLDFEIVYYALSGDYNIYMDIQQAINLAIYEHFEAEAIDFAYPTQTLFLERTASRDS; encoded by the coding sequence ATGGAACACCTAAATTTTTTGCAGACCCCCTGGTACGGAAATTCCCTACTGTCCTGGTTGCTGGCAGCTACACTGACGGTCGTGCTGGCGGTTGTACTGCCTTTCATTAAGGCAAAAGTGACGGTACGGCTGGCAAAATTTGCCCAGGACTCGTCTACGGACCTTGACGATCTCATGGTGCAATTACTGGTGAAATCCAAGGGGATCACGCTGTTAGTCCTAGCAGTCTATGGTGGTTCTCTGATACTGACGCTACCTCGTGATGTAGCGCGGTTGGTCGAGGGGGGATTAGTGGTTACCTTCTTTTTCCAAGTCGGGCTCTGGGGCAACGCGCTGGTTGACTATGGAATGGGGCGCTACCAGCGATCAGAAGAGGGTGAGGAAGCTGCTACAGCCCTTGGGACGCTCGTCTTTCTTGGTCGTCTGCTCCTCTGGACGGTGGTCTTACTGTTGGGGCTGGCAAATCTTGGTTTCGATATCACAGCGCTGGTGGCGAGCCTGGGAATCGGGGGTATTGCGATTGGTCTAGCCGTCCAGAACATTTTGGGCGACCTATTTGCCTCGCTATCGATTGTGTTGGATAAACCGTTCAAAGTAGGAGATTTTATCATCGTCGGGGATCTCATGGGCACCGTCGAGCACGTTGGGCTCAAGACCACCCGAGTACGTAGCCTCTTTGGAGAACAACTGGTCTTCTCCAATAACGAGTTGATTCAAAGCCGGATTCGCAACTTTGCCTCTATGCAGGAGCGCCGGGTGACCTTTGGGATCAGCGTCACCTATCAAACTCCCGCCGCACAAGTAGCCCGCATTCCAACAATGGTACGCGAGATTATTGAAAATCAAGCCCAGGTCCGCTTTGACCGGGCGCACTTCAAAGAATTTGGGGCATCATCGCTGGATTTTGAGATTGTTTACTATGCCTTGTCAGGCGATTACAACATCTACATGGATATTCAGCAGGCAATCAACTTGGCTATTTACGAGCATTTTGAGGCGGAAGCTATCGACTTTGCCTATCCTACCCAGACACTTTTTTTAGAGCGGACAGCAAGCCGGGACTCCTAG
- a CDS encoding KH domain-containing protein encodes MSSLPMLDTMPNYPELVDFLVSPLLDDPKALLVDAESTLGGQRVWLRVSFASGDKGKVFGRGGRTIQAIRYVLEAAARTHNQQVHMEIFE; translated from the coding sequence ATGTCCAGTCTGCCAATGCTTGATACTATGCCCAACTATCCTGAGTTGGTTGATTTTCTGGTGTCTCCTCTTCTAGACGACCCCAAAGCTCTCCTGGTTGATGCTGAAAGTACTCTGGGTGGTCAGCGTGTCTGGCTTAGGGTGAGCTTTGCTTCTGGAGACAAAGGAAAAGTCTTTGGACGGGGAGGCCGCACGATTCAGGCCATCCGCTACGTCCTTGAAGCGGCAGCCCGGACCCACAACCAACAGGTCCACATGGAGATCTTCGAATAA
- the rpsU gene encoding 30S ribosomal protein S21, producing MSEVRLGENESIESALKRFKKKIQKAGILSEIKRRERYEKPSVRKKRKSEAARKRRR from the coding sequence ATGTCGGAAGTCCGCTTAGGGGAGAACGAGTCCATTGAATCCGCGTTAAAGCGCTTTAAAAAAAAGATTCAAAAGGCCGGAATCCTCTCTGAGATCAAACGCCGGGAACGCTACGAAAAACCCAGCGTGCGTAAAAAACGCAAGTCTGAAGCTGCCCGTAAACGTCGGCGGTAA
- a CDS encoding M48 family metallopeptidase: protein MRGLFLLITLLVNFSTLPALAAAAPWHEPHTLLLAKAAGVPEALEEPVKVPEPSAQAMRYYHSGNILWIVTIGLGLLVPAVFLFSGFSARIRTWATKLGRKRYFILVVYLVIFNVLNGLLNSPLDYYSGYLRPHEYGLSNQSVTKWMQDWLIEQGLSLGGDILLLWIPYLLLAKSPKRWWLYTGLAAVPVAVVGVLIAPIWISPLFNHFGPMKDHALEAKIQILANQAGIEGSRIFEVDKSVDTKTLNAYVTGLGDTKRIVLWDTIIARLQERELLFVMGHEMGHYVLGHVFQTLFFAAILLMVSLYGVHRMAWGLVHRFKRYFGFDQLADVASFPLLLLLLNVCLLVTAPISLGFSRYLEHEADRFGLEITHDNRAAAAAFVKLQQGNLSNPRPDFLYLFWRSSHPSIGERIDFANTYRPWEKGEPLQYGHLFKTTARVP from the coding sequence GTGCGCGGCTTATTCTTGCTTATAACGCTGCTTGTAAACTTCTCGACGCTCCCAGCCCTAGCCGCCGCCGCCCCTTGGCACGAACCCCATACCCTACTTCTAGCGAAGGCTGCAGGGGTGCCCGAGGCTCTAGAGGAGCCCGTCAAAGTCCCCGAGCCCAGTGCCCAAGCCATGCGCTACTACCACAGCGGGAATATACTCTGGATCGTCACTATAGGTCTGGGTCTATTGGTCCCGGCAGTGTTTTTGTTCAGTGGTTTTTCGGCGCGTATCCGCACCTGGGCGACGAAGCTGGGGCGCAAGCGATACTTTATCTTGGTCGTGTACTTGGTGATTTTTAACGTCCTCAACGGCTTGCTCAACAGTCCTCTGGACTACTACAGTGGCTATCTACGGCCCCATGAATATGGCCTCTCCAATCAGAGTGTGACCAAGTGGATGCAGGACTGGCTGATCGAGCAGGGGTTGAGCTTGGGGGGCGACATTTTACTCCTGTGGATTCCCTACTTGCTCCTGGCAAAGAGCCCCAAACGCTGGTGGCTGTATACAGGATTGGCGGCGGTGCCGGTTGCTGTCGTCGGGGTGTTGATCGCTCCTATTTGGATTTCTCCGCTCTTTAACCACTTTGGCCCGATGAAAGACCACGCTCTGGAGGCGAAAATCCAGATCCTGGCTAATCAGGCTGGAATCGAGGGTAGCCGCATCTTTGAGGTGGACAAAAGTGTCGATACCAAGACCCTCAACGCCTACGTGACCGGACTCGGGGATACTAAGCGGATCGTGCTCTGGGACACCATCATCGCCCGTCTCCAAGAGCGGGAATTGCTCTTTGTGATGGGCCATGAGATGGGGCATTATGTGCTGGGTCATGTGTTTCAGACCCTCTTTTTTGCCGCGATACTCTTGATGGTTTCGCTCTATGGAGTCCACCGCATGGCATGGGGGCTGGTGCACCGCTTTAAGCGCTATTTTGGCTTTGACCAGCTTGCGGATGTGGCTTCATTTCCGCTGCTCCTGCTGTTGCTCAATGTTTGCTTGCTGGTCACAGCCCCCATCAGCCTGGGTTTTAGCCGCTACCTGGAACATGAGGCGGATCGCTTTGGGCTGGAGATCACCCACGACAACCGGGCTGCCGCCGCCGCTTTCGTCAAGCTTCAGCAGGGGAACTTGAGCAATCCCCGCCCTGATTTTCTCTATCTGTTCTGGCGCTCTAGCCATCCGTCTATCGGCGAACGAATCGACTTTGCCAACACCTACCGTCCCTGGGAGAAAGGAGAGCCTTTGCAGTACGGTCATTTGTTTAAGACCACGGCGCGGGTTCCGTAA
- the rpsP gene encoding 30S ribosomal protein S16: MVSIRLKRLGAKRRPVYRIVVADGRTRRNGATLAQIGFYNPRANLAKGEADLTLDVEAARRWLELGAQPTETVVSLLRKARVFDVQSANA, encoded by the coding sequence ATCGTTTCCATACGACTTAAACGGCTTGGAGCCAAGCGCCGCCCGGTGTATCGGATCGTGGTAGCAGACGGGCGGACCCGTCGCAACGGAGCGACCCTTGCCCAAATCGGATTCTACAATCCCCGCGCTAACTTGGCGAAGGGTGAAGCGGACCTGACCCTCGATGTCGAAGCTGCTCGCCGCTGGCTTGAGTTAGGAGCCCAACCCACTGAAACCGTCGTCTCTTTGCTGAGAAAGGCACGAGTCTTCGATGTCCAGTCTGCCAATGCTTGA